A genomic segment from Vanacampus margaritifer isolate UIUO_Vmar chromosome 3, RoL_Vmar_1.0, whole genome shotgun sequence encodes:
- the LOC144049174 gene encoding leukemia inhibitory factor receptor-like, with the protein MPQLQASCWPVWLICCLLSVVQTHAQNDLTVPQQVKLAPNMNTQQMSISWLGGGATTFDAIILRTELNETVFYDSLNATLNQTTGRYEWNWTSAEPLECTSLSVQIRSREGTVTSEWSDAQILQGNDLPTNEKFQMYPQDRIVRAGDSTTFCCIVAEGRIFGSMHYGNAAVNATRLSRRSYGVTVTHQAPSNRTGTNVICKNKEKNKLSGAVVFVGYPPLLSDFHCETRDLTSAVCQWKEVRDTRLYGKRRRTIYSMNDRKCDEATLVENLRTCSAALWEGNWTLQAVNPLGRDSVLDSAEIRHRVYPVAPANLSAVVNAWNATLLWNWDYNRYISLPLVCQVELSSHGNKAKRTFTGVGLTTMRLLELYPNEEYNIKVRCGAQQNFWKWGNWSQSLTIKTNMDVPDQLDVWIHINNDNSGQIIWKPLTARESHGPITSYEVTLWSPEENLQHTETLPPDTFTLPINLTRISAFTNDNQVMAAVVAKNAAGDSLPASVTIPLRVAERCQRVVYMDTGFPLAWQDDTNSSCGYVIEWHDAHCQQDCQVEWVKVATGNTNTSIESVNFQPGVKYNISLFSCSSELLQCWQGYMQELAPSRAVPHLLISQQDSDVLLTWEAMPEASRRGYILGYNVYLRSDSQLMLLANLSGEGSRKYTVKGLSKGSYKFTVKAYTSAGEDTGATTSITVEQLADWLILEMLTSLGSLALLLSIVTFLCYKKRKWVKTAFYPDIPQPKLNDDWTRTQGPLDVRPSPHNLVHVVEKPESDSLKEVLVVIPEEDEEEEDQMIGDGPLDTDEPTSLRYYDQMIDERPIRPRYPDSSDSSSSSMDSGQTDVTYTGIQTSGSCLVFHTDQQGSSEVEMAAGGGGYRPQRQPAASCDNSSQDPQAACSGGYKPQSSWNLDSPGEAEEQDCLAPGLGSPTSVASTQFLLHDGESEEDGEKKRPLSTGWFTNLLSSAKP; encoded by the exons ATGCCTCAATTACAAGCCAGCTGCTGGCCTGTCTGGCTCATCTGTTGCCTCCTTTCAGTGGTACAAACTCATGCACAAAATG ACCTGACCGTACCCCAGCAGGTAAAACTGGCTCCCAATATGAACACGCAGCAAATGTCCATTTCCTGGCTGGGAGGCGGCGCCACGACGTTTGATGCGATCATCCTCAGGACGGAACTCAATGAAACAGTCTTCTAT GACTCGCTGAATGCGACTCTAAACCAGACGACCGGTCGGTACGAGTGGAATTGGACCTCAGCAGAACCTCTCGAATGTACCTCCTTGTCTGTCCAAATCCGCTCCAGAGAGGGGACGGTGACGAGTGAATGGAGCGACGCGCAAATCCTCCAAG GAAACGATCTGCCCACCAACGAGAAGTTCCAGATGTACCCCCAGGATAGAATCGTGCGTGCGGGGGACAGCACCACCTTCTGCTGCATTGTGGCGGAAGGGCGGATCTTCGGTTCGATGCATTACGGCAACGCAGCCGTGAACGCCACGCGGCTGAGTCGGCGGAGTTACGGCGTCACGGTGACTCATCAGGCTCCGTCAAACAGGACCGGGACCAACGTCATCTGCAAGAACAAGGAAAAGAACAAACTGTCGGGAGCCGTGGTCTTTGTTGGAT ATCCTCCTCTACTCAGTGATTTTCATTGCGAAACTCGGGATTTGACTTCGGCCGTGTGCCAGTGGAAAGAAGTGCGAGACACACGTCTGTACGGCAAGCGAAGAAGAACAATCTACTCGATGAACGACAG GAAATGTGACGAGGCCACCTTGGTCGAAAATTTGAGGACGTGCAGTGCAGCGCTGTGGGAGGGTAACTGGACGCTGCAAGCTGTGAATCCTCTCGGCCGGGACAGCGTGTTGGATTCAGCTGAGATCCGACACAGAG TGTACCCGGTGGCACCTGCGAACCTGAGCGCTGTCGTCAATGCTTGGAATGCCACCTTGCTGTGGAATTGGGATTATAACAGATATATTTCCCTGCCGCTTGTCTGCCAGGTGGAGCTCAGTTCACATGGCAACAAAGCAAAG CGCACCTTCACAGGGGTCGGACTGACGACGATGCGGCTTTTGGAGCTTTATCCCAATGAGGAGTACAACATTAAAGTCCGTTGTGGTGCCCAGCAGAATTTCTGGAAGTGGGGAAACTGGAGTCAATCTCTTACTATCAAAACAAATATGGATG TTCCAGACCAGCTTGATGTGTGGATACATATCAACAATGACAACTCCGGTCAGATCATTTGgaag CCTCTAACAGCCCGAGAAAGCCACGGTCCCATCACGTCTTACGAAGTGACGCTCTGGAGCCCCGAAGAGAATCTGCAGCACACCGAAACGCTTCCTCCAGACACGTTCACGCTGCCAATCAACCTCACGCGAATCTCCGCCTTCACCAACGACAACCAAGTCATGGCCGCCGTCGTTGCCAAGAACGCTGCTGGGGATTCGCTGCCCGCAAGTGTTACCATCCCTCTACGTGTCGCAG AGAGGTGCCAGAGGGTGGTCTATATGGACACAGGTTTCCCCCTGGCCTGGCAGGATGACACCAACTCCAGCTGCGGTTATGTCATAGAGTGGCACGATGCCCACTGCCAGCAGGACTGCCAGGTGGAGTGGGTCAAGGTGGCAACGGGGAACACAAATACTTCCATTGAGTCAG TCAACTTCCAGCCAGGTGTGAAGTACAACATCTCCCTGTTCAGCTGCTCCTCAGAGCTGCTGCAGTGCTGGCAGGGCTACATGCAAGAACTGG CTCCCTCCAGAGCCGTCCCGCACCTGCTCATCAGTCAGCAGGACTCGGACGTTCTCTTGACGTGGGAAGCCATGCCGGAGGCCAGCAGGAGAGGATACATCTTGGGCTACAACGTTTACCTCAGAAGTGACTCCCAGCTTATGCTACTCG CCAATCTATCGGGAGAAGGAAGCAGGAAGTACACGGTTAAGGGTCTCTCCAAGGGCTCCTATAAATTCACAGTTAAAGCGTACACTTCAGCAGGCGAGGACACGGGCGCCACCACCTCCATCACAGTGGAGCAGTTAG CTGATTGGCTCATCCTGGAAATGCTGACATCTCTCGGATCGCTCGCATTATTGCTATCCATCGTCACCTTCCTTTGCTATAAGAAACGGAAATG GGTAAAGACGGCCTTCTATCCAGACATACCGCAGCCCAAATTGAACGACGACTGGACCAGGACACAG GGTCCGCTGGATGTGAGGCCATCGCCCCACAACCTGGTCCATGTCGTCGAGAAGCCCGAATCGGACTCCCTGAAAGAAGTGCTGGTGGTCATTCCcgaagaggatgaggaggaagaggatcaGATGATCGGAGACGGGCCGCTCGACACGGACGAGCCAACGTCGTTACGCTACTACGACCAAATGATCGACGAGCGCCCCATAAGGCCGCGTTACCCGGACTCTTCGGACTCCTCTTCGTCTTCAATGGACTCCGGGCAAACCGACGTGACTTACACGGGAATCCAAACTTCAGGGTCGTGTCTGGTCTTCCACACAGATCAACAGGGGTCATCTGAGGTCGAAATGGCAGCCGGCGGAGGTGGTTACCGCCCCCAGAGGCAACCCGCAGCGTCATGTGACAACTCGTCCCAAGATCCCCAAGCCGCGTGCTCCGGAGGCTACAAACCTCAAAGCTCTTGGAATTTGGACTCGCCCGGGGAGGCCGAGGAGCAGGACTGCCTGGCGCCTGGTTTGGGCTCACCCACATCAGTGGCTTCCACGCAGTTCCTCCTCCACGACGGCGAGTCGGAGGAGGACGGCGAAAAGAAACGTCCGCTTTCTACAGGCTGGTTCACCAACTTGCTGTCCTCTGCAAAACCATGA